The Flavobacteriaceae bacterium 3519-10 genome includes a window with the following:
- a CDS encoding Rare lipoprotein A: protein MMQRATLLIIMMISTLGIYSFNKYNASDSRTSMASYYHDKFNGRKTASGEIFHNTKLTAANRTLPFGTKLKVTNLRTGKSVIVKVNDRGPFHSSRALDLSKAAFDEIGNVARGTMPVEYEIID from the coding sequence ATGATGCAAAGAGCAACACTCCTAATCATAATGATGATTTCAACACTTGGTATTTATTCTTTTAACAAGTATAATGCCAGCGACTCCCGCACAAGTATGGCGTCTTATTATCACGACAAGTTTAATGGCAGGAAAACTGCAAGTGGAGAAATCTTCCACAATACAAAACTTACAGCAGCAAACCGCACCTTACCGTTTGGAACTAAACTAAAAGTAACAAACCTTCGCACAGGAAAAAGTGTAATAGTGAAAGTGAACGACCGCGGACCTTTCCATTCTTCCAGAGCACTGGATCTGTCTAAAGCAGCATTTGATGAGATAGGGAACGTCGCCCGCGGAACAATGCCGGTAGAATACGAAATTATAGACTAA